The following are encoded together in the Mustela nigripes isolate SB6536 chromosome 11, MUSNIG.SB6536, whole genome shotgun sequence genome:
- the ANTKMT gene encoding adenine nucleotide translocase lysine N-methyltransferase isoform X1 translates to MEQDDPGEALAELRRRRLGARELLQAAAGSGLAAYAVWALLLQPGFRRVPLRLQVPYVGASARQMEHVLSLLRGRPGKTVDLGSGDGRIVLAAHRCGLRPAVGYELNPWLVGLARLHAWRAGCAGSVCYRREDLWKVDLRDCRNVSVFLAPSVLAQLEDKLQAELPEGARVVSGRFPLPTWQPVAVMGEGVDRVWAYDFPRGGLAGQASPGPSCASAPGPSSSQAG, encoded by the exons ATGGAGCAGGATGACCCGGGCGAGGCGCTGGCGGAGCTGCGCAGGCGGCGGCTGGGAGCGCGGGAGCTGCTGCAGGCGGCGGCGGGCTCGGGCCTGGCCGCCTACGCCGTGTGGGCGCTGCTGCTACAGCCCGGCTTCCGGCGCGTGCCGCTGCGGCTGCAG GTGCCATACGTGGGCGCGAGCGCGCGGCAGATGGAGCACGTGCTGTCACTGCTGCGAGGCCGCCCCGGGAAGACGGTCGACTTGGGCTCCGGGGACGGCAGGATT GTGCTGGCCGCCCACAGGTGCGGCCTCCGCCCGGCCGTGGGCTACGAGCTGAACCCCTGGCTGGTGGGGCTGGCCCGGCTGCACGCGTGGAGAGCGGGCTGTGCCGGTAGCGTCTGCTACCGCCGTGAGGACCTCTGGAAG GTGGACCTGAGGGACTGCCGCAATGTGTCCGTGTTCCTGGCGCCTAGTGTG CTCGCACAGCTGGAAGAcaagctgcaggcagagctgcCTGAAGGGGCCCGAGTGGTGTCGGGgcgcttccccctccccacatgGCAGCCTGTGGCTGTGATGGGTGAGGGTGTGGACCGTGTCTGGGCGTATGATTTCCCGAGGGGCGGGTTGGCTGGTCAGGCGTCCCCAGGACCCAGTTGTGCCTCAGCCCCTGGGCCCTCCAGTTCTCAGGCTGGCTGA
- the ANTKMT gene encoding adenine nucleotide translocase lysine N-methyltransferase isoform X2, translating to MEQDDPGEALAELRRRRLGARELLQAAAGSGLAAYAVWALLLQPGFRRVPLRLQVLAAHRCGLRPAVGYELNPWLVGLARLHAWRAGCAGSVCYRREDLWKVDLRDCRNVSVFLAPSVLAQLEDKLQAELPEGARVVSGRFPLPTWQPVAVMGEGVDRVWAYDFPRGGLAGQASPGPSCASAPGPSSSQAG from the exons ATGGAGCAGGATGACCCGGGCGAGGCGCTGGCGGAGCTGCGCAGGCGGCGGCTGGGAGCGCGGGAGCTGCTGCAGGCGGCGGCGGGCTCGGGCCTGGCCGCCTACGCCGTGTGGGCGCTGCTGCTACAGCCCGGCTTCCGGCGCGTGCCGCTGCGGCTGCAG GTGCTGGCCGCCCACAGGTGCGGCCTCCGCCCGGCCGTGGGCTACGAGCTGAACCCCTGGCTGGTGGGGCTGGCCCGGCTGCACGCGTGGAGAGCGGGCTGTGCCGGTAGCGTCTGCTACCGCCGTGAGGACCTCTGGAAG GTGGACCTGAGGGACTGCCGCAATGTGTCCGTGTTCCTGGCGCCTAGTGTG CTCGCACAGCTGGAAGAcaagctgcaggcagagctgcCTGAAGGGGCCCGAGTGGTGTCGGGgcgcttccccctccccacatgGCAGCCTGTGGCTGTGATGGGTGAGGGTGTGGACCGTGTCTGGGCGTATGATTTCCCGAGGGGCGGGTTGGCTGGTCAGGCGTCCCCAGGACCCAGTTGTGCCTCAGCCCCTGGGCCCTCCAGTTCTCAGGCTGGCTGA